One Clostridium estertheticum DNA segment encodes these proteins:
- a CDS encoding DUF3991 and TOPRIM domain-containing protein, which translates to MARIEEKLVEEARKVDFMAFLEHQEGWHFKKSGTHCYECVEHNSFVLNEKGDFLWYNWYSQHEKGNIISYVQNHITSGDFRKAIAFILNSECIPYCNKDEIISNEKEKIVLKGNVKIETNDNMRRTFGYLIKNRKINFNVVNELVKQGKIVEDKKHNIIFKYIDENGKFVGGEEKGTYSDKSYSSMVTATDETYGFTIVVGDKCKNIFVFEASIDLISYYELYKSELYDSILLSLGGCTKIKKINTYLKLHKTIDTIIVCEDNDDSGNTSFRKIKNEYSNYIIRDGRNILMQNNIKDFNDMLKNEKQIINL; encoded by the coding sequence ATGGCGAGAATAGAAGAAAAATTAGTTGAGGAAGCAAGAAAAGTTGATTTTATGGCTTTTTTAGAACATCAAGAGGGTTGGCATTTTAAGAAATCTGGTACGCATTGCTACGAATGTGTTGAACATAATTCATTTGTGCTTAATGAAAAAGGAGATTTCTTGTGGTATAATTGGTACTCTCAGCATGAAAAGGGTAATATAATATCATATGTTCAAAACCATATTACAAGTGGTGACTTTAGAAAGGCTATAGCATTCATACTGAATTCTGAATGTATCCCCTATTGTAATAAAGATGAAATAATTAGCAATGAAAAGGAAAAAATAGTTTTAAAGGGTAATGTTAAAATTGAAACAAATGATAATATGAGGCGAACATTTGGATATTTAATTAAAAACAGGAAAATAAATTTTAATGTAGTAAATGAATTAGTAAAACAGGGCAAAATAGTTGAAGATAAAAAACATAATATAATATTTAAGTATATTGATGAAAATGGAAAATTTGTCGGTGGTGAGGAAAAAGGTACGTATAGTGATAAATCTTATAGTAGTATGGTAACTGCAACTGATGAAACTTATGGATTTACAATAGTAGTTGGAGATAAATGTAAGAATATTTTTGTTTTTGAGGCTTCTATAGATTTGATTAGTTACTATGAGCTATATAAATCTGAACTGTATGATAGTATTCTTTTAAGCCTCGGTGGATGTACAAAAATCAAAAAGATTAATACTTATCTAAAACTTCATAAAACTATAGATACAATAATAGTATGTGAGGATAATGATGATTCTGGAAACACATCATTTAGAAAAATTAAAAATGAATATAGCAATTATATAATACGTGATGGGCGGAACATTCTAATGCAAAATAATATAAAAGATTTCAATGACATGTTAAAAAATGAAAAACAAATAATTAATTTATAA
- a CDS encoding helix-turn-helix domain-containing protein, which translates to MQSKENLGPFIKRLREQRGVSLAEIQDKTGLSASYINRLENKTRQNPTLDSISRLVKYFEIPFSSMEEFCDCGNSLEGEVKNLDFILLNQSYMFANLEADLDFKMILRDLIKELENYSTKASISRQDEAKIIDIAVKVREKLLTA; encoded by the coding sequence ATGCAGAGCAAGGAAAATTTAGGGCCGTTCATAAAGCGACTTCGTGAACAGAGGGGTGTCAGTTTAGCCGAAATTCAGGATAAAACAGGACTTTCTGCAAGTTACATAAATCGGCTTGAGAACAAAACTCGCCAAAATCCGACATTAGATAGTATATCCAGATTGGTTAAATATTTTGAAATACCGTTTTCATCCATGGAAGAATTCTGTGATTGTGGAAATAGCTTGGAGGGAGAAGTGAAAAACTTAGATTTTATCTTGTTAAATCAAAGCTATATGTTTGCCAACTTGGAGGCAGACCTTGATTTTAAAATGATACTTAGGGATTTGATTAAAGAGTTAGAAAACTACTCTACGAAAGCTTCAATATCCAGGCAAGATGAAGCAAAAATAATAGATATAGCAGTAAAGGTGAGAGAAAAGTTACTAACTGCATAA
- a CDS encoding DUF4041 domain-containing protein, which translates to MRTKKNEINIEETESSINEGIDRKLEIAKRESNKSIEYEKAKFDKYRSKIFENIEVERVLLLNNSNIIIQKKNQQYKFLLSLYKIMYQKIQDNIDSLKKEEKSNLDEYRTKMIKAIEVEKVSLSNALNVSIEEKNQEYEIVCQKVKDDINNLKNEEEIKFNEYRRNVFADIEVTKVRRLNELTDLNITIEEKNQQYKIFCLKIEADTKTKENYLMKEVYERVKKEYQRYNFLYILIKILYQKVNLDINNLNSKGIEIKIKESNLKYYCDKIANGKMELLQLNKDTIKLEYELNEIRRDISLDKVGFYETKYTFENSTLYQEKLEVIRKDEKELVLHEKACICNDVLSVIHTTAMGKSMIYRYIQLMLRTFNDDCYSIIANVSYKNINLMDNKIDKAYDFINEAGDAIKCRVTYEYFQFKKKELYLVFEYQEKLYQEKEEQRIIREQMVDEEKAQKEFEKALIESENESIRYGKALEQARAELANTTGSNVIKLQKLVIELESKLQEAEDNKRAISQAQITKSGHIYIISNIGSFGENVYKIGMTRRINPDERIYELSGPSVPFPFDVHAKIFTKNAPELEWKIHKKLSERKLNRINLRKEFFEVTLEEIESIINEFGIKDVKFTYTNEAKQYRQSLAIKKEFLI; encoded by the coding sequence ATGAGAACTAAAAAAAATGAAATAAACATTGAAGAAACAGAGAGCAGTATTAATGAAGGAATAGACAGAAAACTTGAAATAGCAAAAAGAGAGTCAAATAAAAGCATAGAATATGAAAAGGCAAAATTTGATAAATATCGAAGTAAGATATTTGAGAATATTGAAGTTGAAAGGGTTTTATTGTTAAACAATTCAAATATAATTATTCAAAAAAAGAATCAGCAATACAAATTTTTATTATCATTATATAAAATAATGTATCAAAAAATTCAAGATAACATTGATAGTCTAAAAAAAGAGGAAAAATCAAATCTTGACGAATACAGAACAAAGATGATTAAAGCTATTGAAGTAGAAAAGGTATCTTTGTCAAATGCTTTAAATGTAAGTATTGAAGAAAAGAATCAAGAATATGAAATTGTGTGCCAAAAGGTTAAAGATGATATTAATAATTTGAAAAACGAAGAAGAAATAAAATTCAATGAATATAGAAGAAATGTATTTGCAGATATTGAAGTAACAAAAGTCAGAAGGCTAAATGAATTAACTGATTTAAATATAACTATCGAAGAAAAAAATCAACAATATAAAATCTTTTGTCTAAAAATTGAAGCGGATACTAAAACAAAAGAGAATTACCTTATGAAAGAGGTATATGAAAGAGTTAAAAAAGAATATCAGAGATATAATTTTTTATATATTTTAATTAAAATATTATACCAAAAGGTTAATTTGGATATAAACAATTTAAATTCAAAGGGAATTGAAATAAAAATTAAAGAATCAAATCTTAAATATTACTGTGACAAAATTGCAAATGGGAAAATGGAATTATTACAGTTAAATAAGGATACAATCAAATTAGAATATGAATTAAACGAGATAAGAAGAGATATTAGTTTAGATAAAGTAGGATTTTATGAGACAAAGTATACCTTTGAGAATTCAACATTATATCAAGAAAAGCTTGAAGTTATAAGAAAAGATGAAAAGGAGTTAGTTTTACATGAAAAAGCATGTATATGCAATGATGTATTGTCAGTAATTCATACCACTGCGATGGGAAAAAGTATGATTTATAGGTATATACAACTTATGTTAAGAACATTTAATGATGACTGCTATAGCATTATTGCAAATGTAAGTTATAAGAATATTAATTTAATGGATAATAAAATTGATAAAGCTTATGATTTTATAAACGAAGCAGGAGACGCAATAAAGTGTCGGGTTACTTATGAATATTTTCAATTTAAGAAAAAAGAATTATATCTTGTTTTTGAGTACCAAGAAAAATTATATCAAGAAAAAGAAGAACAAAGAATTATAAGAGAGCAAATGGTAGATGAAGAAAAGGCACAAAAGGAATTTGAAAAGGCACTTATCGAATCAGAAAATGAGTCAATAAGGTATGGTAAGGCTTTAGAACAGGCAAGAGCAGAACTTGCAAATACTACAGGCAGTAATGTTATAAAACTCCAAAAATTAGTTATTGAATTGGAAAGTAAGTTACAGGAGGCAGAAGATAATAAAAGAGCTATTTCACAAGCACAAATCACAAAATCTGGACACATATATATAATTAGTAACATTGGTTCTTTTGGGGAAAATGTTTATAAAATAGGTATGACAAGAAGAATTAACCCAGATGAAAGAATATATGAATTAAGTGGACCATCAGTTCCATTTCCATTTGATGTACATGCTAAGATTTTTACGAAGAATGCACCTGAACTTGAATGGAAGATTCATAAAAAGTTATCTGAGAGAAAACTAAATAGGATAAATTTAAGAAAAGAATTTTTTGAAGTTACGCTTGAAGAAATTGAAAGCATAATTAATGAGTTTGGAATAAAAGATGTAAAATTTACTTACACCAATGAAGCCAAACAATATAGACAATCGTTAGCAATAAAGAAAGAATTTTTGATTTAA
- the glmS gene encoding glutamine--fructose-6-phosphate transaminase (isomerizing) — MCGIVGYFGSKQASPILVAGLSKLEYRGYDSAGIAVINEGQLKVTKCKGRLANLEAQLLENPLKGNMGIGHTRWATHGKPSDENSHPHTNEKETISVVHNGIIENYMHLREWLMAKGYKFTSETDSEVIPHLIDFYYDGNIVEAVMKTVTKMEGSYAIAVITSNEPDKLVAVRKDSPLIVGLGKGEFFVASDIPAVLNHTREVYLLEDKEFVVISNEGIKLLDAEGEIINKEVFHVTWDAEAAEKGGYEHFMLKEIHEQPKAIRDTMTSRIVLGQPITLDDINITKEQIKNLNKIYIVACGTAYHAGVVGKYVIEKLARIPVELDIASEFKYRDPIMDKNTLMIVISQSGETADTMSALRLAKSKGARVIAVTNVVGSAASREADDVLYTWAGPEIAVASTKAYVTQLIAMYIIALFFAQNKETISNEEIEEIKTAMMELPEKAEKVLENKETVQKFTAKNYMHKDMFFIGRGLDYAVALEGSLKLKEISYIHSEAYPAGELKHGPIALMEEGTIVIALATQEEIFDKMVSNIKEITTRGAKVFAFAPVGHTEISKSVFSVTYIPKVMDILAPVISVIPLQLLSYYMAIQKGCDVDKPRNLAKSVTVE; from the coding sequence ATGTGCGGAATAGTTGGTTATTTTGGAAGTAAACAGGCTTCACCAATATTGGTAGCAGGTCTTAGTAAATTAGAATATAGAGGATACGATTCAGCAGGGATCGCAGTTATAAATGAAGGACAATTAAAAGTAACTAAATGCAAGGGAAGACTTGCAAATTTAGAAGCTCAATTATTAGAAAATCCACTTAAGGGAAACATGGGAATTGGACACACTAGATGGGCTACTCATGGTAAGCCATCAGATGAAAATTCACACCCACATACTAATGAAAAAGAAACTATTAGTGTTGTACACAATGGTATTATAGAAAATTATATGCATTTAAGAGAATGGTTAATGGCAAAAGGATATAAATTCACATCAGAAACTGATTCAGAAGTAATACCACATCTAATAGATTTCTACTATGATGGAAATATAGTTGAAGCTGTAATGAAGACTGTTACTAAAATGGAAGGTAGCTATGCTATAGCAGTAATAACAAGCAATGAACCAGATAAATTAGTAGCAGTAAGAAAAGACAGTCCATTAATAGTAGGACTTGGCAAAGGTGAATTTTTTGTAGCTTCAGATATACCAGCAGTATTAAACCATACAAGAGAGGTATATTTATTAGAAGATAAGGAATTTGTTGTAATTTCTAATGAGGGAATAAAACTTCTTGATGCAGAAGGCGAAATTATAAATAAAGAAGTTTTTCATGTAACTTGGGATGCTGAAGCAGCTGAAAAAGGTGGATATGAGCACTTTATGCTAAAAGAAATCCATGAGCAGCCAAAGGCAATTAGAGACACTATGACTTCAAGAATAGTTCTAGGTCAACCAATTACACTAGATGATATAAATATAACTAAAGAACAAATTAAAAATTTAAATAAAATATATATAGTAGCTTGCGGAACTGCATATCATGCAGGAGTTGTAGGTAAATATGTTATAGAAAAACTTGCAAGAATACCAGTAGAACTAGATATAGCTTCTGAGTTTAAATATAGAGATCCAATAATGGACAAAAACACCTTGATGATAGTTATTAGTCAATCAGGAGAAACTGCAGACACCATGTCAGCTTTAAGACTTGCAAAGTCAAAAGGTGCAAGAGTTATTGCAGTAACTAACGTTGTAGGTAGTGCGGCCTCAAGAGAAGCAGACGATGTACTATATACTTGGGCAGGACCAGAAATAGCAGTTGCATCTACTAAAGCGTATGTAACTCAGCTTATAGCAATGTATATAATAGCATTATTCTTTGCTCAGAACAAAGAAACAATAAGCAATGAAGAAATTGAAGAAATTAAAACAGCTATGATGGAATTACCAGAAAAGGCAGAGAAGGTTTTGGAAAATAAAGAAACTGTGCAAAAATTCACTGCAAAAAATTATATGCATAAAGATATGTTCTTCATAGGACGTGGACTTGACTATGCAGTTGCATTAGAAGGTTCATTAAAGCTTAAAGAAATATCTTATATTCATTCAGAGGCTTATCCAGCGGGAGAGTTAAAACATGGTCCAATAGCACTTATGGAAGAAGGTACTATAGTTATAGCACTAGCTACTCAAGAAGAAATTTTTGACAAGATGGTAAGTAATATAAAAGAAATAACTACTAGAGGAGCAAAAGTATTTGCTTTCGCGCCAGTCGGTCACACGGAAATTTCAAAATCAGTTTTTTCAGTAACTTATATACCAAAAGTAATGGATATATTAGCACCAGTAATTTCAGTAATTCCACTACAATTATTGTCTTATTACATGGCGATTCAAAAAGGTTGCGATGTTGATAAGCCAAGAAATTTAGCAAAATCAGTTACTGTAGAATAG
- the glmM gene encoding phosphoglucosamine mutase, giving the protein MSRIFGTDGVRGIANTELTSELAYNLGRSGAFVLTDGAHKPKIIVGMDTRVSGDMLESALVAGILSVGAEAICLGVVPTPAVAYLTRKYGADAGVVISASHNPVEYNGIKFFDSKGFKLSDELEDTIQAVIENGFKEVPSPIAGDLGKKTVKLSGVEDYIEFAKSTISGDLKGLKIALDCANGASFITSVKATRALGAEVLVINNDPDGVNINKDCGSTHPEHLMAFVKENHCDLGLAFDGDADRCLAVDEKGNLINGDFIIAICAKHLKDTGKLTKDTVVVTVMSNLGLDIAMKEENITTVKTKVGDRYVLEKMQEEGFSLGGEQSGHVIFLDFNTTGDGLVSGLQLATVIKESGKTLSELAAMMTELPQVLVNATVPNDKNDIHETDSEIVEEIKRIEKKLNGCGRVLIRPSGTEPLVRVMLEGKVQSELNEMAHSLAKLIEEKANK; this is encoded by the coding sequence ATGAGTAGAATATTCGGAACAGACGGAGTACGTGGGATAGCAAATACAGAATTAACTAGCGAACTTGCATATAATTTAGGAAGATCAGGAGCATTTGTACTAACAGATGGAGCTCATAAACCTAAAATCATAGTAGGAATGGATACAAGAGTTTCAGGAGATATGCTGGAATCAGCATTAGTTGCAGGGATTTTATCTGTAGGAGCTGAAGCAATATGTCTTGGAGTGGTTCCTACACCGGCTGTAGCATATTTAACTAGAAAGTATGGAGCAGATGCAGGAGTTGTTATCTCAGCTTCACATAACCCAGTAGAATATAATGGAATAAAGTTTTTTGATAGCAAGGGGTTTAAATTGTCCGACGAATTAGAGGATACAATACAGGCAGTTATAGAAAATGGTTTTAAAGAAGTGCCTTCACCAATAGCTGGGGATTTAGGCAAAAAAACAGTCAAGCTAAGTGGCGTAGAGGATTATATAGAATTTGCTAAATCCACTATTTCAGGAGACTTAAAAGGACTTAAAATAGCATTAGATTGTGCTAATGGGGCTTCCTTTATTACCTCAGTAAAAGCTACAAGAGCTCTTGGAGCAGAGGTTTTAGTTATTAACAATGATCCAGATGGAGTAAATATAAATAAGGACTGTGGGTCTACTCATCCTGAGCACCTAATGGCTTTTGTTAAAGAAAATCATTGCGATTTAGGATTAGCCTTTGATGGCGATGCAGACAGATGTTTAGCTGTGGATGAAAAAGGAAATCTTATAAATGGAGACTTTATAATTGCTATTTGCGCGAAGCACCTAAAAGACACGGGAAAATTAACTAAAGATACAGTAGTAGTAACAGTTATGAGTAATTTGGGACTTGATATTGCAATGAAGGAAGAAAATATAACTACAGTGAAAACTAAAGTAGGAGATAGATATGTTCTTGAGAAAATGCAAGAAGAAGGTTTTAGCCTAGGGGGAGAGCAATCAGGACATGTAATTTTCCTGGATTTCAATACTACAGGGGATGGACTTGTATCAGGACTTCAACTAGCCACTGTAATTAAAGAATCAGGAAAAACACTATCAGAGCTAGCAGCAATGATGACAGAGCTTCCACAAGTACTAGTAAATGCAACGGTACCAAATGATAAAAATGACATTCATGAAACTGATAGTGAAATAGTGGAAGAAATTAAAAGAATAGAAAAAAAATTAAATGGTTGTGGAAGAGTGCTTATTAGACCATCTGGTACAGAACCACTAGTTCGAGTAATGCTGGAGGGTAAAGTGCAAAGTGAATTAAATGAAATGGCACATTCTCTTGCAAAATTGATAGAAGAAAAAGCAAATAAATAG
- a CDS encoding MFS transporter, which yields MEAVEKNINEESVEIEFKNNEPQITEKNKSTGRLWTMNFFLLWQGQMVSAIGDVFYEIALGFWVLAVTGSTGLMGTLMAASALPRILISPFAGVIVDRCNRRNMIVLMDLVRGIVITAVGIAAILGFVQIWMVFSAGVILGICAAFFNPTVGSTVPDIVPSDKLIQANSALSMVGAGMNILANPLGGFMYQILGAPIMFLTNGISYLVSAFTEIFIKVPKIERKVSAEGAMQSARDSFKQDLKQGFKFVWNFKGLRYLIIVAAFLNFFSSMAIILVVPLFQRAQALGAGKYGVAIALLTGGMFSGMAFTSMVKIPYEKRLCIFMISGVIFSIGFAVFPMVNFKYMLVLLFIAGFFNAIVNTLIGATLQLTVPQEMRGKVLSIMNTVCGGLVPIAMAIGGILAEFIAIKYIILTCFLLSGIVIVPLGFVKKFKHFINFNPDCQTLEDII from the coding sequence ATGGAAGCAGTGGAAAAAAATATAAATGAAGAAAGTGTTGAAATAGAATTTAAAAATAATGAACCACAAATTACTGAAAAGAATAAATCTACCGGTAGATTATGGACCATGAATTTCTTTTTGCTATGGCAAGGTCAGATGGTTTCAGCGATAGGAGATGTTTTCTATGAGATAGCATTAGGGTTTTGGGTACTTGCAGTGACAGGTTCAACAGGACTCATGGGAACACTTATGGCAGCATCTGCCTTGCCCAGAATATTAATATCTCCATTTGCAGGAGTTATAGTAGATAGATGCAATAGAAGGAATATGATAGTGCTAATGGATTTGGTAAGAGGGATTGTAATTACAGCGGTAGGAATCGCTGCAATACTAGGTTTTGTGCAAATTTGGATGGTTTTTTCAGCAGGTGTTATTCTAGGTATATGCGCAGCCTTTTTTAATCCTACTGTAGGTTCTACGGTACCAGATATTGTTCCAAGTGATAAGCTTATTCAGGCAAACTCAGCTCTAAGCATGGTGGGAGCCGGAATGAATATTTTAGCTAACCCTCTAGGAGGATTTATGTATCAGATATTAGGAGCTCCAATAATGTTCTTAACAAATGGTATATCCTATCTTGTTTCGGCCTTTACTGAAATATTTATAAAGGTGCCTAAAATAGAGAGAAAAGTTAGTGCAGAAGGTGCTATGCAGAGTGCTAGGGACAGTTTTAAACAAGATTTGAAACAAGGGTTTAAATTTGTATGGAATTTTAAAGGCCTTAGGTATCTTATAATTGTAGCAGCTTTTCTAAACTTCTTTTCTAGTATGGCAATTATTTTAGTTGTGCCTTTATTTCAAAGAGCACAAGCACTTGGAGCAGGCAAATATGGAGTTGCAATTGCACTATTAACTGGAGGTATGTTTTCTGGGATGGCTTTCACTTCAATGGTTAAAATACCTTATGAAAAGAGACTGTGTATTTTTATGATTTCAGGTGTAATATTTTCTATAGGGTTTGCAGTATTTCCTATGGTTAATTTCAAGTACATGTTAGTACTACTATTCATAGCAGGTTTTTTTAACGCAATTGTAAATACACTTATAGGTGCAACGCTTCAGCTAACAGTACCACAGGAAATGAGAGGAAAGGTTCTTTCAATTATGAACACCGTATGTGGAGGATTAGTTCCAATAGCTATGGCGATAGGAGGTATACTTGCAGAATTTATAGCAATAAAATATATTATTCTAACTTGCTTTTTACTATCAGGAATAGTGATAGTACCACTTGGATTTGTTAAAAAATTTAAGCATTTCATTAATTTCAATCCTGATTGCCAAACTTTAGAGGATATAATATAA
- a CDS encoding SHOCT-like domain-containing protein: MNEEISRILKMVEEGKIDSEKAMQLIEALKGESKEAVILDKSPSNNSQGNSKFKVKMLRIKVRSKENDIVNINLPLAFVSGMIKTFGKIPNINVNGMNDVDMDAMTQTILDAIDGGIGGKIVDIQTADGDVVEVVIE, encoded by the coding sequence ATGAATGAAGAAATCTCAAGAATATTAAAAATGGTTGAAGAAGGTAAAATTGATTCAGAAAAAGCTATGCAACTTATAGAAGCTCTAAAGGGAGAAAGTAAAGAGGCTGTTATTTTAGACAAATCACCATCAAATAATAGCCAAGGTAATAGTAAATTCAAAGTTAAAATGCTGAGAATAAAAGTAAGATCGAAAGAGAATGACATTGTGAATATTAACCTTCCACTGGCGTTTGTAAGTGGTATGATAAAAACCTTTGGAAAAATTCCAAATATAAATGTAAATGGCATGAACGATGTAGACATGGATGCCATGACTCAAACTATATTAGATGCCATAGATGGTGGTATAGGTGGAAAAATCGTGGACATACAAACTGCAGATGGAGATGTAGTCGAGGTTGTTATAGAATAA
- a CDS encoding DUF2089 domain-containing protein, which yields MTYKILCKCPVCSSKLKVTRLKCDECGTVVENQFELSKFDYLNNEQLYFIEVFLKSRGNIKDVEKELGISYPTVRAKLDEVITSLGYTVIKQKPSVDKKDVIDMLEKGEITADEALIMLNGK from the coding sequence GTGACCTATAAAATATTGTGTAAATGTCCAGTCTGTAGTTCTAAACTAAAAGTAACTAGACTTAAATGTGATGAATGCGGCACTGTGGTTGAAAATCAATTTGAATTGTCAAAATTTGATTATTTAAATAATGAGCAGTTGTATTTCATTGAAGTATTCTTAAAATCTAGAGGAAACATCAAGGATGTGGAAAAGGAACTTGGCATATCATACCCAACAGTTAGGGCAAAGCTAGATGAGGTTATTACTTCACTTGGATATACTGTTATAAAGCAAAAGCCTTCTGTTGATAAAAAAGATGTAATTGATATGTTAGAAAAAGGTGAAATCACTGCTGATGAAGCATTAATTATGTTAAATGGTAAGTAA
- a CDS encoding polymer-forming cytoskeletal protein, with protein sequence MEKINYGDIKISGSGSAGGGKYNDVSISGSGKIRGDLQCIDFKTSGSSKVIGNLKAETIKISGSTRIEGNVEAEDIKVSGSAHVIGNVKSQSIKINGSTHIAGNLYGEEVIIAGCAHIEKNCEVESFKASGNFKIQGLLNAGEINIRIGGNCNVQEIGGEHIEIRVSPLDNSFFKKVIDKMFNSKGELTTALIEGDEIYLQNTNAKIVRGNNITIGEGCNIGLVEYSGEIIISSDSIVGEQKKV encoded by the coding sequence ATGGAAAAGATTAATTATGGAGATATAAAAATATCAGGGTCAGGCAGCGCTGGTGGCGGAAAGTATAATGATGTAAGTATAAGTGGATCAGGAAAAATAAGGGGCGATTTACAATGTATAGACTTTAAAACTAGTGGTTCATCAAAAGTTATAGGAAATTTAAAAGCTGAGACTATAAAAATTAGTGGATCTACAAGGATTGAAGGGAATGTAGAAGCAGAAGATATAAAGGTAAGCGGTTCTGCTCATGTCATAGGCAATGTTAAAAGCCAAAGTATAAAAATAAATGGGTCTACCCATATAGCGGGAAACCTATATGGAGAAGAAGTTATTATAGCTGGCTGCGCGCATATAGAAAAAAATTGTGAAGTAGAAAGTTTTAAGGCTAGTGGCAATTTTAAAATACAAGGCTTATTAAATGCAGGAGAAATAAATATAAGAATTGGTGGTAACTGTAATGTACAAGAAATTGGTGGAGAGCACATTGAAATAAGAGTTAGTCCTTTAGACAATTCCTTCTTTAAAAAAGTAATTGACAAAATGTTTAATTCTAAGGGGGAGTTAACTACGGCATTAATTGAAGGAGATGAGATATATCTTCAAAACACCAATGCAAAAATAGTAAGAGGAAATAATATTACTATAGGCGAAGGTTGTAATATAGGACTTGTAGAATATAGCGGGGAGATTATTATATCAAGCGACTCAATAGTTGGAGAACAAAAGAAGGTATAA
- a CDS encoding YhbD family protein, producing the protein MDEDLISKKELLEITNVSYGQLYRWKRKKLIPEDWFIKKSSYTGQETYFPREKILDRIERIKDMKDDVSLDSLAQMFSPQLGEVFLSEEELLKKNIVAKQTLTLHKDIYGEIKTFSFERILYISLLEKSLLSGNVSLEEGKLIIETLEENYKSLEGKSCEIVFLRKFGLALCFLITLPNEFYIEKGAKIVLRLNISQCIQELKIVI; encoded by the coding sequence ATGGATGAAGATTTAATATCTAAAAAAGAATTACTAGAAATAACTAATGTTTCATATGGTCAGCTGTATAGGTGGAAAAGAAAGAAGCTAATACCGGAAGATTGGTTTATAAAGAAGTCTAGCTACACCGGTCAAGAAACCTATTTTCCTAGAGAAAAAATATTAGACAGAATAGAAAGAATTAAAGATATGAAGGATGATGTATCCTTAGACAGCTTAGCACAGATGTTTTCTCCACAGCTAGGGGAGGTATTTTTAAGTGAGGAAGAGTTGTTAAAAAAGAACATTGTTGCGAAACAAACACTAACATTGCATAAAGATATATATGGAGAAATAAAGACCTTTTCTTTTGAGAGAATTCTATATATTTCTTTACTAGAGAAGAGCTTGCTATCTGGGAATGTTTCATTAGAGGAAGGGAAACTTATAATAGAGACTTTAGAAGAAAATTATAAATCCTTAGAAGGTAAAAGCTGTGAGATAGTTTTTTTAAGAAAATTTGGATTAGCACTATGTTTTTTAATTACGTTGCCTAATGAGTTCTATATAGAAAAAGGTGCAAAAATAGTATTAAGGCTTAATATATCACAATGTATTCAAGAATTAAAAATAGTGATTTAA
- a CDS encoding PadR family transcriptional regulator yields the protein MSNNENIALTEAVYYILLSLYEPLHGYGVMQKVEGLSSGRVKLAAGTLYGAISTLLEKGWICALPGEANSRKKEYEINDIGKNAINNEISRLRELLLNGEQIVGGAL from the coding sequence GTGTCAAATAACGAAAACATTGCATTGACCGAAGCGGTATATTATATTCTATTGTCCCTATATGAGCCGTTACACGGATATGGGGTTATGCAGAAGGTTGAAGGACTAAGTTCGGGGAGAGTAAAACTTGCTGCCGGTACACTTTACGGTGCAATTAGTACATTACTTGAAAAAGGTTGGATTTGTGCTCTGCCTGGCGAAGCGAACAGTAGAAAAAAAGAGTATGAAATAAACGATATAGGAAAAAATGCCATCAATAATGAGATTAGCCGATTGCGAGAGCTTTTATTAAACGGAGAACAAATAGTGGGAGGTGCCTTATAA